From the genome of Methanofervidicoccus abyssi, one region includes:
- a CDS encoding DUF1156 domain-containing protein, with the protein MSNTKRLVETTKIYEVINKINEKSGKEKQGGARPPHWEMVFWWTRKPLIGARAVIVASLLPELVDIKDFRRMIRLDANTPHREPVYIPESLKGYFNEIKLLDPFAGFGSIPLEAMRMGLDVTAVELLPTAYIFLKAVLEYPAKFRETVEAVKDRRRVLMSRLIYDVERWGQWVTERLKEDEDIRELYDEDVAVYIGSWEVKCPHCNKWTPVVGNWWLARVKGNRGYKRLAYMEPVKQGDRIEIRVVDVNKEVGNVQTAKVDTKNGVIEVKGKKFVVPKPNIVARRNEARCLHCGNVIKYVDESGTHYVSRGSRRNLEWYIKWALKKYNEGDERFARQRLLVKVKVDKELVFEPCSDEDNLKLERAKEKVKKLIDEGDADVPLEEIPQYDPRSIWVVNYGFVRWMHLFNPRQLLTLVKLVKLIREVGKRVEKEKLVEGWSEDKAFSYAEAIATYLAIALCKYADFLTLSTAYNVGFLIVQHTLALRGIAMNWNWTDANPFANITGSLIRSLNNSFNGLDYIVSSLNSATPHNQEKEIQIKTLLDDATTLNKLNEKFDIIVTDPPYAYDVAYTELSDFYYVWLKRALSDSDGKKLIPRFHKEAFFKKVGAKLVEIKTQWQEFAKREISENPGRFLDEENRSEVARKHFGELFSQALISIREHLKEDGIIALYYAHTSFEAWANLIDAVRKAGLQIVNTFPLTTESQQSIVRRGKLSLDTSIVVVCRRLTEKKEAMLTDILPELERETRKYAEFLVSRNFVGADVLVGTMTGALKILTKYSRILTPAGEISTVKILEEYVYPYVGQAIAYAYSRKSDVSPIQDSNALLYTLAKVLFGSNGVKARKMGSGEIVLLCLSTKVERAKAMQFFDRNREEYTLKEIKTTNPKELRRFLISKKINPDNPIIKNPVDFLHLMCYYSLLMTPNELREKYNELSYKYPKEADEAVKMAYVLYSLKDPEGELCRRFLNTLRLVK; encoded by the coding sequence GTGTCTAATACAAAGAGACTTGTAGAGACTACGAAAATATATGAGGTCATTAATAAGATCAATGAGAAGTCTGGTAAGGAAAAGCAGGGTGGTGCTCGCCCTCCTCACTGGGAAATGGTCTTCTGGTGGACGAGGAAACCTTTGATAGGTGCAAGGGCAGTTATCGTTGCATCACTTTTGCCCGAACTTGTAGATATCAAAGATTTCAGGAGGATGATTCGTCTTGATGCAAATACACCGCATAGGGAACCTGTTTACATTCCCGAAAGCCTTAAGGGCTATTTTAATGAGATAAAGCTTCTTGATCCGTTTGCAGGCTTTGGCTCAATACCACTTGAAGCGATGAGGATGGGTCTGGATGTTACAGCTGTTGAGTTGTTGCCAACCGCTTACATTTTCCTTAAAGCTGTTTTGGAATACCCTGCGAAGTTTAGAGAAACTGTTGAGGCTGTAAAAGATAGAAGACGTGTGCTAATGAGCAGATTAATTTATGATGTCGAGAGATGGGGACAGTGGGTTACTGAAAGGTTGAAAGAAGATGAAGATATAAGAGAGCTATACGATGAGGATGTAGCTGTTTACATAGGTAGCTGGGAGGTTAAGTGTCCGCATTGCAATAAATGGACACCTGTCGTAGGAAACTGGTGGCTTGCGAGGGTAAAGGGTAACAGGGGCTATAAGAGGCTTGCATATATGGAACCAGTAAAGCAGGGAGATAGGATAGAGATTAGAGTTGTTGATGTTAATAAGGAAGTTGGAAACGTTCAAACTGCTAAGGTAGATACAAAAAATGGAGTGATAGAGGTTAAAGGTAAGAAGTTTGTAGTCCCTAAGCCAAATATAGTAGCTAGAAGGAATGAGGCAAGATGTCTGCATTGCGGAAACGTGATTAAATACGTAGATGAGAGTGGAACTCATTACGTTAGTAGAGGTAGTAGAAGAAACTTGGAATGGTATATAAAATGGGCTTTAAAGAAGTATAACGAAGGAGATGAGAGGTTTGCCAGGCAGAGGTTGCTTGTTAAGGTTAAGGTTGATAAAGAGCTTGTTTTCGAGCCGTGCAGCGATGAGGATAATTTAAAGCTTGAAAGGGCTAAGGAGAAGGTTAAGAAGTTGATTGATGAAGGGGATGCGGATGTTCCATTAGAGGAAATTCCACAATATGACCCAAGAAGTATATGGGTTGTAAATTATGGATTTGTTAGATGGATGCACTTGTTTAATCCACGCCAGCTCCTCACCCTCGTCAAGCTGGTTAAGCTGATAAGAGAGGTCGGAAAGAGGGTTGAGAAGGAGAAGTTGGTTGAAGGCTGGAGTGAGGATAAGGCTTTCAGTTATGCTGAGGCTATTGCTACTTATCTGGCTATTGCTTTGTGTAAATATGCGGATTTTCTTACTCTTTCAACAGCATATAACGTTGGTTTTCTTATAGTACAACATACCTTAGCTTTGAGAGGAATTGCCATGAATTGGAATTGGACAGATGCAAATCCATTTGCCAACATCACTGGCTCACTTATTCGGTCATTAAATAACTCTTTTAACGGCTTAGATTACATTGTCTCTTCGCTGAATTCAGCCACTCCTCACAATCAAGAAAAAGAAATCCAAATTAAAACACTACTCGATGACGCCACAACCCTAAACAAACTCAACGAAAAGTTCGACATCATCGTAACAGATCCTCCATATGCTTACGATGTAGCTTACACAGAGCTCTCAGACTTCTACTACGTCTGGCTTAAGCGAGCTTTGAGCGATTCAGATGGCAAAAAACTCATTCCACGCTTCCATAAAGAAGCTTTCTTTAAGAAGGTAGGAGCAAAGCTTGTTGAAATCAAGACTCAATGGCAAGAGTTTGCGAAGAGGGAGATTTCAGAGAATCCAGGTAGATTTCTTGATGAAGAGAACAGAAGTGAAGTGGCAAGGAAGCACTTTGGAGAACTCTTCTCTCAAGCCCTCATTTCAATCAGAGAACATCTAAAAGAGGATGGAATAATCGCTCTTTACTACGCTCACACATCCTTTGAAGCGTGGGCGAATCTGATAGATGCTGTCAGGAAAGCTGGACTTCAGATCGTCAATACCTTCCCCCTCACGACTGAGTCACAGCAGAGCATCGTTAGGAGAGGCAAACTCTCCCTCGATACATCTATCGTAGTCGTTTGCAGGAGATTAACCGAAAAGAAAGAGGCTATGCTCACCGACATTTTACCAGAGCTCGAAAGAGAGACGAGGAAATACGCAGAATTCCTTGTTAGTAGAAACTTCGTCGGTGCCGACGTTCTGGTCGGGACTATGACTGGTGCGCTTAAGATCCTAACCAAATACTCCAGAATACTGACTCCCGCTGGAGAAATTTCCACTGTCAAGATTCTGGAAGAATACGTCTATCCTTACGTCGGTCAGGCTATAGCCTACGCTTACAGCAGAAAGTCAGACGTATCTCCCATCCAAGACTCCAACGCTCTACTCTACACGCTTGCAAAGGTCTTGTTCGGTAGCAACGGAGTTAAGGCGAGAAAGATGGGAAGTGGAGAAATAGTCTTACTCTGCCTTTCGACCAAAGTCGAGAGAGCCAAAGCCATGCAGTTCTTCGATAGAAACAGGGAGGAATACACGCTAAAGGAGATAAAGACGACGAATCCAAAAGAGCTAAGGAGGTTCCTAATTAGCAAAAAGATTAACCCAGACAATCCAATAATAAAGAATCCCGTCGATTTCCTGCACCTCATGTGCTACTACTCCCTTCTCATGACTCCAAACGAGCTTAGGGAAAAATACAACGAACTATCCTACAAGTATCCGAAGGAAGCGGATGAGGCTGT